In the genome of Dermatophagoides farinae isolate YC_2012a chromosome 4, ASM2471394v1, whole genome shotgun sequence, the window aatttttggaataaaatttttcaaaatgaataaataagaaCCGTAATGTTTGCGCATATATATGATTTATATCGAATCTGTAAtctaataatttgattttaatcaaatttggTTGCATCAAAATTAAAAGCCGATGGTAGTTGTGAAACATTTGATGTTATTTGTGTCACAAACTTGCCTCTACCATAGGTTAATGTAATTGGTTGTTCCGTCAtattttgctgttgttgtggtaccatcgatgatgatgatggtgattttcCCGAAATTTTActtatggttttttttgatgggcTGGTGATTTTGAGTTTCGATCCTGGTTTACCTCCCACCGTCGTCGTTGATCGttttggtgataatgatgatggtggtgaattTCCGAAAATTTTACtctttatgattttttttggtttcgttCGTCTAAATAATTTTCGATATCGTTGTTTACCCGTTGGTGGTTCTTCTGGTATTGTCGACAATGATGGTTTCCATCCACGTATTTCCGGTACATGATGTCTATTAATTTTGCTATAAATCGATAGCTCTATCTGTTTTAATGGCTCCTTCACTTTTGGTACTTTCGGTAATACTGGATTCCAATTTAGCGGAATTTCAggtaatgataaaaattcttcatattCAGCTTCTGTCAACATTCTTGGTTGATCGGATTCGGAAAATTGTGGAATTGTTTCAGGAACAGATTCTAAGGCTGTAGTCATAGCCATCATTTCCACCGTTGGCGGTGATAGAGGCCTAGTCACCATTTCCACCGTTGGTTCAACAATTGTTGTCGCATGCGGTGATGGAGGCCTAGTCACCATTTCCACCGTTGGTTCAACAATTGTTGTCGCATGCGGTGATGGAGGCCTAGTCACCATTTCCACCGTTGGTTCAACAATTGTTGTCGCATGCGGCGATGGCGGCCTAGTCACCATTTCCACCGTTGGTTCAACAATTGTTGTCGCATGCGGTGATGGCGGCCTAGGCACCATTTCCACCGTTGGTTCAACAATTGTTGTCACATGCGGTGATGGCGGCCTAGGCACCATTTCCACCGTTGGTTTCACCAATGTTGCCGCCGATGTTGTTGGTTTTGGAATATTCTCAATGGTATTTGTACTATATAAAGTTTGTTTCAAACTAAATGTGACCAATGACAGAATaatataatttaaaaaatcaatttgaattttcattcttacGTCGTTCCATGAACACTTTCCGCTCCTCCTACAGTGGTGATTGTTGGTTTTACAATTGTTGCCGATGGCGGCCTAGCCACCACCATTTCCACCATCGGTTTCACCACTGTTTTCGTCGATGATGTTAGTTTTGGAATATTCTCCATTCTATGCAAAGTTGGTTTCAAACTAAATTTGACCAGCAGCAcaacagaataataaaacagatgaaaatcaatttcatttttttttttttgctattctTACGTCGTCGTTCCATGAACACCTTTCGTTCCTAGTTCTATTACGGTGGTGGGCATTGCTGTTTTCGTTATTACCGGCGGCTTAGCTATATTcatcgctgttgttgttgattcaacaactgtcgtcgtcgtcgtcgatgatggtggtggtggtggtggtagttgTTTTAACGTTTTGACAGGAAAACcgattttttccaaattttttccacccACTATATTACTACTATTAAAACGTTTTGTTATGCATCCAATTATACAaccaacaatcatcatcaggataAGAGCGATTGCAACAATAATACAAATGTCTTTTCTATCTTCGGTAAACCAACAGAAAAAACTTGAACGGCCAAAACTTTTTGATTGACAAATTTGTTCAAACATTTGTAATGTTTTctgttcaatcaattcactatattgttgttgttgacattttCTTGCCACCGGTATTTCACATTCCATTTGTTGCCACACAAAACAGCAGAATTTTTGTGTTGGATaaaactaatgatgatgaagaaatcaatttgttgaaaGAATAtatcatatacacacacacacacacacacacacatagacacaaTTCTTACATATTCATCCAATGTAATTAGCCACGATTGTTTTGCAtaattttcacattcataAAATTCTTTCCGTAATTCATGTGcacaattcaaatgatcagGTAAACCATATATTGGTTTGTATGGAAATCCAGTCATATTAGTGGCCACAGAATAATCACCACCAACATGTATAACAATTGGAATTTGATGCATAGCCACCATCATTAAGGTATTAAACATTagccataataatattgtgGTAGACatggtttcaaaaaaaaaaaaaaaaaaaaaaaaattttgacatttttttccatactaAAATCCACAAGAATTTATACATGTtgtgagaatgaaaaaaatttttttttttaattttaattaaatttagccgttttttttataattttgttCGTAAGTAGGGTACCGGTGGTCTGTAAtttatacacaaaaaaatgtaataatttgattttatgatTGTCTTCGTGTTCTTATAATGTCTACATtggccaatgatgataacgatgatgttgaatgtgatggcattgatgatgataatgatgatgatggtggtggtggttgttgttgcaaatcTCTTGCAATCATTCGCATAACATCCATTAATATCATCTGATCAATGGTTACATTATTggattttaatgatgatgatgatgatgattgtaaatgatgaaattttggcaccaatgatgatgctgatgattgtaatatcTGTAATGGTTTAGAATCAGAATCCAAATCATCCGTATCGTCATTTTGTGTTGTGAAACCATTTGAATactgaaaattaaaaaaaaacaaaatatttcacATTTAgatattattcattcatatccaTAATCAACATACCTCAAGTGAAGAAAATACTTTACGATCAACAAAACTATTTGATGGTCTCTCCAAATTATGATCATGACCATGAGTATGattaaattgtttcaataataatggtggtgtcATTGTAGTCATCATTGGTaattgttgtggtggtgcCATAGTAGTAGTCGATGTTGTCGTAGTGGTCATCGTTGTAGCCGTTGTCGTGGTCATTGAATCAACTGGACGAATACGCAGAATATCTTCGCTACCGAAACCGATATCCGGTAATAAAAgatgaccattattattgaatttattccttgattttgatttcattgtcAATGATGGCCATGATATACGttgattatatttattttggcCATTAGAAGTTACAATCGGTACAAATCCACCAGATTGTAGTAACACAGATTTTGATGGCGATTGATTCGAAATagacattgatgattttatcgGTTTCATCGTTgtggtcgtcgtcgttgttgctgttgttgatgatgatgatgatgatgcagatGATTTTCGTACcggtgataatgattgtggaCGATATAATTTTGCTTGTGAAGTACTAATTGTCGTacgaacattattattgttattattattattattattgggaAATCGAAcaccaaattttttcattacaagatttggatttgttgatgattgatgaaaattgagaAATGGTGAATTGTATGGATTGGTAACACCAGGTGGCAATACTGGCACTGATATTGGAAATGTCATTCGATGATTGGAATCATAattactaccaccaccaacaacaccaTTTTTGCTATTTTCCATGAATGGATcgaataaattatcaaaattttgcAACATAAATGTTCCAGGTGATGCAACAGCAGCCGATGACATTAGTGGACTTATATTATTGGTacgttcaatttcaaaatctgGAACAGCCATCTGTGGAATAGAAGCCGGGTATACGACATTGAATTTTGGACGAAGTTTTAAAATTGGTGAAGAACTTCGCAATGGTTTCATGTTGGTGGCCGTAGCGATAggttttgttgattgaaacaTAAGATTTTGTAATCGATTTTTCACTGGtttaattatcattgtaGCACCTGACATATCAGCTTTTGCTTTTGGCAAAATAATATGATCAACCAATGGTAGAGCAACTTGAACTCtagatggtgatgatgaactagAAGCTAATGGCATCGATTTCGATTCTGATGTTGTTGGTTCATTTGGACATCGATCTACAATGTGAATCTTCCAACCCATAAATCGATGAAGAtaacattgataataaataagaTCAGGTGTATTTTGATCCGGTGTGAATTGAAGACGAGCAGATTGACCTTCAGTATCACAATCAAGAGCAAGAGTTTTTCGAAAATCTTCAAATGTTGGATACGtattatcaatatcattgatATTTGTTTCCGATGTAAGGTGCCATTTACAGCTACGACCTTCTGCTATTGGATATATTGTACCGTTCGGTGTGATACCAACACCAGCCATTACACGTTCCAATCGTCGTTCATCGGGtgttttatattcaaatccACCTTCATCACTGGTAGTCAAATAAAGTGGATGTCTTCGGGcattattttcatgatcattacCGCCTTCCACCCAGAAAGTATATGTAGTTCCACGTTTCAATACCAATTCAGGTATCATCAATCCATTAATATACCAGGCAACACCCCAACCTTTATGGCCGGTTCTTGCTTGATAACCACGTTTTGGTCCACCTACTGGACCCATTTGTGCCCAAAGAATACCATCCTTTGGACATATAATTTTCGGTATTGTCCATGGTTTTAATTGCACATTTGTAGATTCATGTCGAGTTGTGTCTACAGTTGTTGCATTCAAAACGGATAATGGTGATAGAGTAGCAGAAGTTGTAAACGAATCAGCCGTTGTAACATTGGATGATTCCGATATCATTCTTGCATCTCTCGTATGACtcgccgatgatgatgtttgattgGAATTTGATGCAGCAGCAATCAACTGTTGCCATTTACGTTGTTGCATTAATGCCTGATCTGGACTTGGACAATTCCATTTTGGTGAACGAGCAAAATCTAAATATCGATTACCATATTGGTGATTAGTATGATATGATAATTCATTACGAGAATTCAATGGTCCATATGCCCATATAATAGCTTGTTGACCATCGGAATAAATGTGTTGATCAAGTCGTTCATCTACACCAAGCTGTGGCCGTTTAACGGTAATCATACGAAATCCATTAATAACTGCTGCATGTAATAATGTAATACTGTCAGTGGCACCTGGATGATTCAAGTCCGGACAAACACCATGTTGTCCAACACATGGTTCTTTGGCACTGATATAATAATCTTTAGCATGTCCTTTACCGGATGCATCGATCCAGGCAACTAAAGAATCGGcaccaatcatcaatgatcgaCTATCATCACGTGGCCAACCTATCGACATGTATTCATTGGGTAACATACGACCAACTAATTGTATGACAATATCATCGCCATCCAGGATCCAACGCATTTCGAAACCACGAAGATCATCGAAAACttcacaattcaatttagCTTCTGGTTTCAAACCTAACATTGCCGGCGATGGTGGTACACGTACATGTTGTGGTATATGAACATGACCAAAATCCACCTGAAAATCTTCACACCAAATGCCTAACCAATCAAAATCGTAGACGGTTTTTGTATCTGGTAACATTAACATGACAGTTTCACCATGATAAGCACGTAATGGCCGTACAGAGCCCTTTTCATCTTTCAATCGTAAACCTTGTGGTGATTGACGTGGTCCACGAGTTGCCCACCAATAGGCTGCTGGACCAAGGCCGTCATACCAAAAATTCGGTATCAATATGGTTTGTGCATCAACAATAGTTATCGGTGATGAACGAACTCCGTGTGCTAATGTATTCAGGCCAGGCAGTTCTAATGGTCGCGGTAGATCCACATCTACTGGTATGGTTACATGACCCATTGATAGATGATTATTTCGATTCCATACGGAAAACCAACGTATCTCTCGAATTGTACGACCATCAGGCAGTTTAAGAATCAAATCTTTATTCTGATAATTGCCCAATTGATTGTaactaaattgaaaaaaaatattaattttaaGAAATCGATTACAATcaacagaacagaaaaaaaaattatcaatcattacATACGTTCCTTTATCATCGGCAACAGTAAAACCGGTACCATCAGGTAAAAGTGTTGATCCAGCTTGAAAATAACTATATGGATTACGTGTaccatcaaaattgaaacctTTGATAAATATGGTATTCTCATCCGATGCATATACATGACCTGTGGCAGCACCAGGCGATAATGGTCCTAATGGTGTACCATAATATTTATCTGTTACCAATTGGCCaccattatttgatgatgattgacaatGGACAACTagaaattcagaaaaaaaaatttataaaaaaagcTCAGTATCATCAAAATAGTTAAATGGTCTAGTTTAGTATAGTTAATAAAATTTCTCAAAATGTCCTTGGTATATAGTCTCATTTGGAACAAATGTGATGGAcatgatgaaatattattattacaaaaacaaaaaaaaaatagatgatgatgataattgtcataatcatcatcatcatcattatcatcatccattttaaTCACccaaattatcataatcatcataatgataattgttattcgaatgaattaaaaatggTCCACAACCATTGTATTTAGATAACCACTACTAAAGAAGATtctgtatatataaaaataaaacgcacacacacacaacaaaaccaaaaaaaacatatgaaGCAATTTCCGATgaaaaaacccaaaaaaaaagtgttgcatatatttttaccattattattgatgaatacgcccataaaatggaaatagattaataataacgataatacagatgatgatgataatggcaacggtggtggtggtggtggtggccacaaacaaaacttttgtttttgtttttgttgtccataaattattgttgttgttgttgtttttgttgtttgtcttttattcatatttttgatgattatttgtatgatgattgatataaCAGAAACAATTGACAATAACAAtggtttttgatgattgaatgtaatcgataacgatgatgatgatgatctaatgGATgtggaaatgaattttaatggTTTCATTGTTActaaattcaacaataataaagatgatgatgatgatgatgatgatgataaatgattgtCCATTTGTCGTTgtggtcgtcgtcgtagtgtttttttttattgtttttgctgTATATAGATTATCATGTCAGCATCATCCGAATCTCATCATTTcggtttgatgatgatgattattattattttgatgtctcatttattaatgaattttcgaataaaaGAGAAATCGAtactattttcatttgaaaaatttcccaATGTTTCCCAGGGtttcttttcaatgatgacgTTATGATGGCGATATGTAAACAATTGTCTCTTGGatattttcacaatttttccgttatttttgttttcaattttgttgataataatctcCCACCATCATTGACACACAGGTTAATGATGTTATATCACAAATCAACAcgaaccaacaaaaaaaagtgtttaATTTTCTCACTCTATTGTCGTTGATCGTTgagcacaacaacaacaaattttctttactttttcatcatcaaattcacttcctatgttttttttttgttcattaaacgatgatgatgatgatggtggtggtggtgataaaTATCgtttaaattaattgaattccatcatcattattatagatTGCGATTCAATTGTTTCCATTCAAATTGTAATGGTGATTGAACAGAAACAAATGGTGGTTATATCgaccaaaaaataaacagtAGCGTGTCTGTTTCGTAGATcgattgttgtcattttatattcatataataataaccatatgaatttaatgacgacgatgattatgatgatgatgaaaagaaatccAGGAAATCTTATAaagtaaacaaaacaaaacgaaagaaaaaaaaatgaaaacacagGTGTAATTATATTAATATAATGGattcaaattgtttaaatttcatcttttttttcctgtataaataaataaataaaaaaaatgaaaatgaaattatcacCTGATGATGAATGCCAAACACAAAGcaaaatggatcaaaatagttgttgaaatgattttaGGCAAGCAATAGGTGACAATAGtcaaattcgaatgatgatcatgatgataaacaacaacgacaagaaACACACTAGATCACTAGAATGATCACAATGAACTAAATGATCcatcaaacagaaaaaaaatcactacagtgatcatcattcattcattacttCTTCATtttacagatttttttttctctctctctcacaatgtgtcttctttttttcacgtAAATCCAATGTAAATTATCCAAATCCATGCCATCATAAACAgttgttgtgattgaaaCCAGCTTCTCTTTATTCAttagattttcattcataatctTTCTCTTTCGTTTCGGCCATGTTTTACAATCCttcaatttttatgattcagaaaaaaaacaaagtacagtacacacacacaaaaaaaaattgaaatgtaaTGAATACGAATGTGAGAACTGACGAtacaaatcaattcatttcaagtaatgtttttgtttttttttcttttgctgttccaaatttgattgattgaaattttaaattacaacaaaaaaaaaattcttttgatgataattatcataaaaGTGAATGGCGAATATATTGCgattatgagaaaaaaaacaatcgattgttttgaggataatgaaaacattcgaattttttttttgttaaatctAAAGCCGGTatgcatgaatgaatgaatgaatgactggacaatcaattatcattttttttcttctttttttcgaagGCTTTTTGTACTTGACcccaatttatcatcatcatcatcaagatcaaCAAAAACCACACGGTTTTGTCtaagtgaaaaaaacaacaacaacaatcataataTAGTAACGTGAGATGAAGATCTTTATAATACGAATGAACAACATGAATAatttgtatatatgaatgaataatttatcatttaaagCTTAATATTAACATTTCTGTTATAGTTTTGTTGTTACAGATCGTTGAACATGGTGTGCCGGATGGATTCACTGtaattcgtgtgtgtgtgtgtttgaagggttaaaaaatcagaaaaactgaaaaaacgAGGTTCATGATTCGATAATAAGTGGGCAGATTATTTAATTCATCAAACcctttgattcattttgtcaaatgcatgaaatgatgatgatgatgaaagttttCATGATTAAATATCggatgatcaaaaatgaaaaaaaatgacaagattgaaaaatgtcaatGGCAGACCAgtatatgaatataaattatcTGAAGCGgaagaaattgaaacaacaacaacaacgacgacgacgatgaccagaaaaattaaattaaatttgtttgaacaagacaaaattcaacacacaaaacatcatccgatttattgatgatcatcattgaaaaatgaaaaaaaaacattcgaaaatctaaaaatagaaatgaaaaacaagattTAATCATCGAAAATCTTTTCAGTTACTCAAtgtgtaagtgtgtgtgtgtgttgttttcAAGATAACTAGGTTGACCTTGTTCATCAattggttttctttttttttcatctgccTGCTTGATGTTGTGGtggtcaatgttttttttttttactgttaaGCATGCTGCATGTTTGTTTagacaattattatcaaaaacatcattattattggctgatgtccattcatttaaattgacatttttctacttcttcttcttctgtcATGACAAATCACGATTTCTTTGCAAATACAATATGCgaagaaacaagaaaaaaaaaccagatagattcgaatcgaatcatttgattcacgattcgatcgattgatgatttgatacgaagaaaaaaaaatggatgatgatgatgagcaaattggattttgttaggttttcttttcaactttttagagagaaaaaaatttttttttttcacaagtGAAtgctatgtgtgtgtgacatttgatcatttctggatgaaaatcaattttaatcaaattttaatcaaatctGGCGAAAAGATAAgatctacacacacacagtgtggaaaaaaaatcgatggaAACCtgccactactactaccacgacaacgacgacgacgacgacgatgaaatttaaattacaaaaaaaaaaaacagtaacaaaaatcagaaaaaatttggccAATCCATCCACATTgtgtttgattcaaaatcgGTAAGTGGTAGAGGCAGATCACGAAATTAGCcccgatcaaaaaaaaaaaaaagaaaaattttgttcaaatcaacgataataataataataataatggcttgccggtaataataattcgattATCGATGAATAAACCGATAAATTGTATATcgaaccaaaataaaaaaaaagtggcaCAAACCTAGAATACCTGGTTTCAAtgaccaacaaacaaaaatgtcattcaatggccaaaatgaaaatcacgaAATTAACCTTCGAAAATATgaagcaaaagaaaattaatggtaaaaaaaataaatctaatCCAAATAGATCCAGgtcgatttttctttcttcatagtcttgcaacagcagcagcagcagcaacaaatgacaataaaGATAAGAATctgaaattttgatgaaaatgaaaaacattcagACATTTTCAGCAATTTAGAATTTgtggaaattgaaattttttgtccaacagaaaacaaaacaaaattgcataattttgttttgtgtataATTAATACTGAAAAtcatgcatcatcatcatcatcatcgtttgaaaatgatcTTGTTACGTTAaatattgctgttgttgttgttgttgttgtttgtgttagttaaattttgtatatatgcatccccaaatgaatgaatggatgatgatgagctgtttttttttcaacaacaacagcaacaacaacaaatgtttcaaaatcatcatcatcataattatgatgTTGAATAACAACCTGTACGcatacacacatgcacacacacacacacttgttgATTAGTGGTGATCATGTACGCCTCCGAATTTGTATgtgaatggatgatgatgatgatgaaaaggtcaaaatgtttttttttgttttttgtttttttttgaatttttagaatttcaaattttttttttctctctctctgtatgtgtgtgtgtacgagtgtgttcaaagatttttttttttttactgattGCTTTCCATATgtgtaatgatgaatgaatgaatattcagatcaacaacaacaacaacaacaacaaaaaaactgttGCACTTTACTGATGattaccaccatcaccaccaccaccaccaccactaccaccaacgcacgcacacacacaatgaatgaacacgttgaattgaattgattctaAATTTAAccttcaataataataaaatgttgatgatgatgatgatgatgaccaaccattattcatcatcagtaatGACCATTAGATATTGAATAAGTAGATGAAATAtgggtgtgtgtgaataatgatatagcacacacacacacacattatgtgatttattcataatcaaattttctcTATGACTAATTTCTCAATCATAAtctaatcaatgatgatgaaaaaatggtggtggtggtggtggtggcaatttttgttgttgttgttttttttcactggaaataaatagaaattaaccaaaaatgaaaggaaattacaaattacaaattattattgatttctgTATGCAACAAGTTTGtgtaaattttgaaatgaaaaaaaagatgagtCAATGTGgagaatcaacaaaaaaaaaagtagagcGAATCGGAATTTTATCATCCGAAACGAACACTAATCActaattcaaattgaaacgaCCAAAGATATctagatcatcattattttatcacCGAGTGAATGTGAGTCTGGTGATCGACCAACCGAATGAATGACCAAATGATTTTCggatttgaataatttttccattttattttattttattttttttgttgcaaaaataaaaaaaaaattttttttcctcttccACTGAAATAAAActttgaaaacttttttgcgTTAATTATCCGGttcaatttcaaagaatctgattttttttttcgtttttgtttgtttgttaaggATTAGAATTGATAACCTGATTtacttttgtgtgtgtgtgtgtgtgttcattgtttttttttcattcaaatgatttttttgtattttgttgttttttttccacttcttTTTTGTGCACAGGAAATCAGGCAATGGATTGAGGATTTCA includes:
- the LOC124491296 gene encoding uncharacterized protein LOC124491296, which gives rise to MSTTILLWLMFNTLMMVAMHQIPIVIHVGGDYSVATNMTGFPYKPIYGLPDHLNCAHELRKEFYECENYAKQSWLITLDEYFYPTQKFCCFVWQQMECEIPVARKCQQQQYSELIEQKTLQMFEQICQSKSFGRSSFFCWFTEDRKDICIIVAIALILMMIVGCIIGCITKRFNSSNIVGGKNLEKIGFPVKTLKQLPPPPPPSSTTTTTVVESTTTAMNIAKPPVITKTAMPTTVIELGTKGVHGTTTLKPTLHRMENIPKLTSSTKTVVKPMVEMVVARPPSATIVKPTITTVGGAESVHGTTLKQTLYSTNTIENIPKPTTSAATLVKPTVEMVPRPPSPHVTTIVEPTVEMVPRPPSPHATTIVEPTVEMVTRPPSPHATTIVEPTVEMVTRPPSPHATTIVEPTVEMVTRPPSPHATTIVEPTVEMVTRPLSPPTVEMMAMTTALESVPETIPQFSESDQPRMLTEAEYEEFLSLPEIPLNWNPVLPKVPKVKEPLKQIELSIYSKINRHHVPEIRGWKPSLSTIPEEPPTGKQRYRKLFRRTKPKKIIKSKIFGNSPPSSLSPKRSTTTVGGKPGSKLKITSPSKKTISKISGKSPSSSSMVPQQQQNMTEQPITLTYGRGKFVTQITSNVSQLPSAFNFDATKFD
- the LOC124490827 gene encoding protein Skeletor, isoforms B/C isoform X2 encodes the protein MDNHLSSSSSSSSSLLLLNLVTMKPLKFISTSIRSSSSSLSITFNHQKPLLLSIVSVISIIIQIIIKNMNKRQTTKTTTTTIIYGQQKQKQKFCLWPPPPPPPLPLSSSSVLSLLLIYFHFMGVFINNNVVHCQSSSNNGGQLVTDKYYGTPLGPLSPGAATGHVYASDENTIFIKGFNFDGTRNPYSYFQAGSTLLPDGTGFTVADDKGTYNQLGNYQNKDLILKLPDGRTIREIRWFSVWNRNNHLSMGHVTIPVDVDLPRPLELPGLNTLAHGVRSSPITIVDAQTILIPNFWYDGLGPAAYWWATRGPRQSPQGLRLKDEKGSVRPLRAYHGETVMLMLPDTKTVYDFDWLGIWCEDFQVDFGHVHIPQHVRVPPSPAMLGLKPEAKLNCEVFDDLRGFEMRWILDGDDIVIQLVGRMLPNEYMSIGWPRDDSRSLMIGADSLVAWIDASGKGHAKDYYISAKEPCVGQHGVCPDLNHPGATDSITLLHAAVINGFRMITVKRPQLGVDERLDQHIYSDGQQAIIWAYGPLNSRNELSYHTNHQYGNRYLDFARSPKWNCPSPDQALMQQRKWQQLIAAASNSNQTSSSASHTRDARMISESSNVTTADSFTTSATLSPLSVLNATTVDTTRHESTNVQLKPWTIPKIICPKDGILWAQMGPVGGPKRGYQARTGHKGWGVAWYINGLMIPELVLKRGTTYTFWVEGGNDHENNARRHPLYLTTSDEGGFEYKTPDERRLERVMAGVGITPNGTIYPIAEGRSCKWHLTSETNINDIDNTYPTFEDFRKTLALDCDTEGQSARLQFTPDQNTPDLIYYQCYLHRFMGWKIHIVDRCPNEPTTSESKSMPLASSSSSPSRVQVALPLVDHIILPKAKADMSGATMIIKPVKNRLQNLMFQSTKPIATATNMKPLRSSSPILKLRPKFNVVYPASIPQMAVPDFEIERTNNISPLMSSAAVASPGTFMLQNFDNLFDPFMENSKNGVVGGGSNYDSNHRMTFPISVPVLPPGVTNPYNSPFLNFHQSSTNPNLVMKKFGVRFPNNNNNNNNNNVRTTISTSQAKLYRPQSLSPVRKSSASSSSSSTTATTTTTTTMKPIKSSMSISNQSPSKSVLLQSGGFVPIVTSNGQNKYNQRISWPSLTMKSKSRNKFNNNGHLLLPDIGFGSEDILRIRPVDSMTTTTATTMTTTTTSTTTMAPPQQLPMMTTMTPPLLLKQFNHTHGHDHNLERPSNSFVDRKVFSSLEYSNGFTTQNDDTDDLDSDSKPLQILQSSASSLVPKFHHLQSSSSSSLKSNNVTIDQMILMDVMRMIARDLQQQPPPPSSSLSSSMPSHSTSSLSSLANVDIIRTRRQS
- the LOC124490827 gene encoding uncharacterized protein LOC124490827 isoform X1, translating into MDNHLSSSSSSSSSLLLLNLVTMKPLKFISTSIRSSSSSLSITFNHQKPLLLSIVSVISIIIQIIIKNMNKRQTTKTTTTTIIYGQQKQKQKFCLWPPPPPPPLPLSSSSVLSLLLIYFHFMGVFINNNVVHCQSSSNNGGQLVTDKYYGTPLGPLSPGAATGHVYASDENTIFIKGFNFDGTRNPYSYFQAGSTLLPDGTGFTVADDKGTYVMIDNFFFCSVDCNRFLKINIFFQFSYNQLGNYQNKDLILKLPDGRTIREIRWFSVWNRNNHLSMGHVTIPVDVDLPRPLELPGLNTLAHGVRSSPITIVDAQTILIPNFWYDGLGPAAYWWATRGPRQSPQGLRLKDEKGSVRPLRAYHGETVMLMLPDTKTVYDFDWLGIWCEDFQVDFGHVHIPQHVRVPPSPAMLGLKPEAKLNCEVFDDLRGFEMRWILDGDDIVIQLVGRMLPNEYMSIGWPRDDSRSLMIGADSLVAWIDASGKGHAKDYYISAKEPCVGQHGVCPDLNHPGATDSITLLHAAVINGFRMITVKRPQLGVDERLDQHIYSDGQQAIIWAYGPLNSRNELSYHTNHQYGNRYLDFARSPKWNCPSPDQALMQQRKWQQLIAAASNSNQTSSSASHTRDARMISESSNVTTADSFTTSATLSPLSVLNATTVDTTRHESTNVQLKPWTIPKIICPKDGILWAQMGPVGGPKRGYQARTGHKGWGVAWYINGLMIPELVLKRGTTYTFWVEGGNDHENNARRHPLYLTTSDEGGFEYKTPDERRLERVMAGVGITPNGTIYPIAEGRSCKWHLTSETNINDIDNTYPTFEDFRKTLALDCDTEGQSARLQFTPDQNTPDLIYYQCYLHRFMGWKIHIVDRCPNEPTTSESKSMPLASSSSSPSRVQVALPLVDHIILPKAKADMSGATMIIKPVKNRLQNLMFQSTKPIATATNMKPLRSSSPILKLRPKFNVVYPASIPQMAVPDFEIERTNNISPLMSSAAVASPGTFMLQNFDNLFDPFMENSKNGVVGGGSNYDSNHRMTFPISVPVLPPGVTNPYNSPFLNFHQSSTNPNLVMKKFGVRFPNNNNNNNNNNVRTTISTSQAKLYRPQSLSPVRKSSASSSSSSTTATTTTTTTMKPIKSSMSISNQSPSKSVLLQSGGFVPIVTSNGQNKYNQRISWPSLTMKSKSRNKFNNNGHLLLPDIGFGSEDILRIRPVDSMTTTTATTMTTTTTSTTTMAPPQQLPMMTTMTPPLLLKQFNHTHGHDHNLERPSNSFVDRKVFSSLEYSNGFTTQNDDTDDLDSDSKPLQILQSSASSLVPKFHHLQSSSSSSLKSNNVTIDQMILMDVMRMIARDLQQQPPPPSSSLSSSMPSHSTSSLSSLANVDIIRTRRQS